The following proteins are co-located in the Leptospira hartskeerlii genome:
- a CDS encoding cyclic nucleotide-binding domain-containing protein produces the protein MNKINIQAGQIIFREGELNNSMYIITSGTVEIFFTHKNSATRLALMKKGDFFGEMALFRAKPRTATARAVMDTEMVAVESKQQLERYLLANPEFAAKMVRILADRLANTNELLISKLNEITTKEIEYQIDDK, from the coding sequence ATGAATAAAATTAATATCCAGGCCGGCCAAATCATTTTCAGAGAAGGAGAGTTGAATAACTCGATGTATATCATCACCTCTGGAACTGTTGAAATATTTTTTACTCATAAAAACTCAGCCACTCGTTTAGCTTTGATGAAGAAGGGAGATTTTTTCGGTGAGATGGCTTTGTTTAGAGCAAAGCCTAGAACTGCAACTGCGAGAGCGGTAATGGATACTGAAATGGTCGCTGTGGAATCCAAACAACAATTGGAAAGATACCTTCTTGCGAACCCAGAGTTTGCGGCAAAAATGGTGAGGATTTTAGCGGACCGCTTGGCGAATACGAACGAACTTTTGATCTCTAAGTTGAACGAAATTACTACGAAAGAGATAGAATATCAGATAGACGATAAATGA
- a CDS encoding low molecular weight protein-tyrosine-phosphatase codes for MVGTPDSSNIYRVLFVCLGNICRSPAAEGAFVDLLEKRGLSSLFEVDSCGTSRYHIGELADPRTRQTARKKGIELTHKARQFKRSDFEYYDFILAMDRSNNKDLGALASNEEERKKIHLFRKFQKGQGKDSEVPDPYYGTLKDFEEVHQIVFEASEGFLEYVLSKNGVKNA; via the coding sequence ATGGTAGGAACTCCAGACTCTTCGAATATCTACAGAGTTCTCTTCGTATGCTTGGGAAATATCTGCAGATCTCCTGCTGCAGAAGGCGCATTCGTGGATCTATTGGAAAAGAGAGGACTTTCTTCCCTCTTCGAAGTGGATTCCTGCGGTACATCTCGGTATCATATCGGAGAATTAGCCGATCCCAGGACCAGACAGACAGCCCGCAAAAAGGGAATAGAGCTCACTCATAAGGCGAGACAATTTAAAAGATCCGATTTTGAATATTATGATTTTATTCTGGCGATGGACAGATCCAATAATAAGGATTTGGGGGCACTCGCTTCGAATGAAGAAGAAAGAAAAAAAATTCATTTGTTCAGAAAGTTCCAAAAGGGCCAAGGAAAAGATTCCGAGGTTCCTGATCCATATTATGGAACTTTAAAGGACTTCGAAGAAGTCCACCAAATCGTTTTCGAAGCTTCGGAAGGATTTCTGGAATATGTCTTGAGTAAAAATGGAGTAAAGAATGCCTAA
- a CDS encoding GGDEF domain-containing protein — protein MRNLQDELKEKDEEIQKLKELLELYERVSKLGEVELLTAEQTLTAHETTANLARNELIEMRDRFKGLGQIDSERKTAILEIVNDKEAPLPSLASKFEEMGKKDDYFYSDFFRIIANLDLPESEARSLWKEIYAHAENLSKQLGRSMNFVVALLDYIYLKNRLIENPKIVDIYSFEEIILNAVIDEGTGIYNRRYFNLVLNKEITRSKRYKRSFCLFLFDLDNFKKINDTKGHSFGDDILKLVAGTLMYAFRTEDISCRVGGEEFAVILPETTKENARVAIERFRTYLRNSSKNDFGIEVTVSGGVAEYPGDADESNRLYSFTDAKLYEAKAAGKDRITYT, from the coding sequence ATGCGAAATCTACAAGACGAACTAAAAGAAAAAGATGAGGAAATCCAAAAGCTCAAGGAATTATTGGAGCTCTACGAAAGAGTGTCTAAGCTTGGAGAAGTAGAATTACTCACAGCCGAACAGACCCTTACCGCCCACGAAACCACAGCAAATCTAGCCAGAAACGAACTCATAGAAATGAGAGACAGGTTTAAGGGCCTGGGGCAAATCGATTCCGAACGAAAAACTGCAATCTTAGAGATCGTAAACGATAAAGAAGCACCTCTCCCTAGCCTCGCGAGTAAATTCGAAGAGATGGGAAAGAAGGACGATTATTTCTATTCGGACTTCTTCAGAATTATCGCAAACTTAGATCTACCTGAATCGGAAGCCAGATCCCTTTGGAAAGAGATCTACGCACACGCAGAGAACTTGAGCAAACAATTGGGCAGAAGTATGAACTTCGTAGTCGCACTTTTAGATTATATTTACCTAAAGAATAGACTGATAGAAAACCCGAAGATCGTAGACATCTATTCTTTTGAAGAGATCATCCTAAACGCAGTCATAGACGAAGGGACAGGGATCTATAATAGAAGATATTTCAACCTGGTCCTAAACAAAGAGATTACCAGAAGTAAAAGATATAAAAGAAGTTTCTGCTTATTCCTATTCGACCTGGACAATTTTAAGAAGATCAACGATACAAAAGGACATTCTTTCGGGGATGATATCCTAAAACTGGTGGCTGGAACTCTGATGTATGCGTTTAGAACGGAGGACATCAGCTGTAGGGTCGGGGGAGAAGAATTTGCGGTCATTCTTCCGGAAACCACTAAAGAAAACGCAAGAGTGGCTATCGAAAGATTCAGGACTTATTTAAGAAATTCCTCCAAAAACGATTTCGGGATAGAAGTCACAGTATCCGGAGGAGTTGCAGAATATCCAGGAGATGCAGACGAAAGCAATAGGCTATATTCGTTCACAGACGCAAAGTTATACGAAGCAAAAGCGGCCGGCAAAGACCGCATTACGTATACCTGA
- a CDS encoding NAD(P)/FAD-dependent oxidoreductase: MPKGEKKKVVVIGVGFGGLQAIKKMSKEEDLEIVAIDKKNHHLFQPLLYQVATAVLSPADIAIPTRSLIGDKENVTVYLGEVEKVDIQAKKVIFQGHSEDYDYLILAAGAKSGYFGNDHWKKYSIGLKSLKDALAIRTKILTSFEQAELAGDPELAKKHLNYVIIGGGPTGVELAGSIAELSHEIVRNEFHTIDPALAKITLIEASPRLLAAFAPKLSEFAKIRLEKRGVEVLTGTKVLEIDQNGVKIEGRTIPSSTVIWAAGVQANAIGATLGVPTDRMGRVMVDEFCNVEGHPEVFVIGDIANYSKGMEKPLPGVSPVAMQQGRYVASLIRGDLKSKKRKPFRYLDKGSMATIGRQDAVAQVGNLRLRGFFGWVVWLFIHIFYQVGFKNKISIFITWVWSYITFRAEARLIQDEIESNSAGTSAQN; the protein is encoded by the coding sequence ATGCCTAAGGGTGAAAAAAAGAAAGTAGTAGTAATCGGAGTAGGTTTCGGGGGATTGCAGGCGATCAAAAAAATGTCCAAAGAAGAAGACTTGGAAATCGTCGCTATCGATAAAAAAAATCACCATTTGTTCCAACCTTTATTATACCAAGTAGCCACCGCGGTTTTGAGCCCGGCAGATATTGCAATCCCTACTAGATCTCTTATCGGTGATAAAGAGAATGTGACGGTCTATTTAGGAGAAGTGGAGAAGGTCGACATCCAGGCTAAAAAGGTCATCTTCCAGGGTCATTCAGAAGATTATGATTATCTAATATTGGCGGCAGGGGCTAAATCGGGATATTTTGGGAACGATCATTGGAAAAAATATTCTATCGGATTAAAATCTCTGAAGGACGCGCTTGCTATCCGAACTAAAATTTTAACTTCTTTCGAACAGGCAGAGCTTGCAGGAGATCCTGAACTCGCCAAAAAACATTTGAATTATGTAATCATCGGCGGAGGTCCTACAGGTGTGGAATTAGCGGGTTCCATCGCAGAACTTTCTCATGAGATAGTGAGAAACGAATTCCATACGATCGATCCTGCTTTAGCAAAGATCACTTTGATTGAAGCTTCTCCAAGACTTCTTGCTGCATTTGCACCAAAGTTAAGTGAGTTTGCAAAGATCCGTTTGGAGAAGAGGGGAGTAGAAGTCCTGACCGGAACCAAGGTTCTTGAAATAGACCAGAATGGAGTGAAGATTGAAGGTAGAACAATTCCTTCTTCTACCGTGATTTGGGCCGCAGGAGTTCAGGCAAATGCGATCGGAGCGACTTTAGGAGTTCCTACGGATAGAATGGGAAGAGTGATGGTGGATGAGTTCTGCAATGTGGAAGGACATCCTGAGGTTTTTGTAATAGGCGATATCGCGAATTATTCCAAAGGTATGGAAAAACCTTTGCCTGGTGTTTCTCCAGTTGCGATGCAACAGGGAAGATATGTTGCTTCTCTCATTCGAGGAGATCTGAAATCTAAAAAAAGAAAACCTTTCCGTTATCTGGATAAGGGAAGTATGGCGACTATCGGAAGACAAGACGCAGTTGCACAGGTAGGTAATCTTAGATTGAGAGGATTTTTCGGCTGGGTAGTTTGGCTTTTTATCCACATATTCTATCAGGTTGGATTTAAGAATAAGATCTCCATCTTCATCACTTGGGTTTGGTCTTATATTACATTTCGTGCAGAGGCAAGATTGATCCAGGATGAGATTGAATCCAACTCCGCCGGAACTTCTGCGCAGAATTAA
- a CDS encoding SDR family NAD(P)-dependent oxidoreductase, protein MSKGPNKKKIIITGASSGIGRELALLYGKEGHDLAITSRRKNVLEDIAKEIRSFNKGGKVILASLDVSESADNFKVLPKLAKELGGVDLFIANAGISTNSSFGQKSFEADKKVIDTNLIGLMAGISALQPIFRDQKKGQIVGISSVASFRGLPGSASYSTSKAAVSTYLEALRGEVRQFGVKVTVIHPGFIDTPINQKLKSRPFLVSAEKGAKKIYNRIESGVRSATVPWFPWAMIGVLMRSLPEFIWEKIGPK, encoded by the coding sequence ATGTCCAAAGGTCCTAATAAGAAAAAAATTATTATCACTGGAGCTAGCTCCGGTATAGGCAGAGAACTTGCTCTTTTATACGGAAAGGAAGGTCATGATCTGGCGATCACTTCTAGAAGAAAAAATGTTTTAGAGGATATCGCAAAAGAGATCCGCTCCTTTAATAAAGGAGGCAAGGTGATCTTGGCGTCCTTAGATGTTTCAGAATCAGCGGATAATTTTAAAGTGCTTCCTAAACTTGCTAAAGAACTTGGTGGAGTGGACCTATTCATTGCGAACGCCGGAATTTCTACCAACTCTTCTTTCGGCCAAAAAAGTTTCGAAGCGGATAAGAAGGTAATCGATACAAATTTAATCGGGCTTATGGCAGGCATCTCCGCTTTACAACCGATCTTTAGAGATCAGAAAAAAGGACAGATCGTAGGGATTTCTTCGGTTGCTTCGTTTAGAGGTCTTCCCGGCTCAGCAAGTTATTCTACTTCTAAGGCCGCAGTTTCTACTTATTTGGAAGCGTTAAGGGGAGAAGTTAGACAATTCGGTGTGAAGGTTACTGTCATTCATCCGGGCTTCATTGATACTCCAATCAATCAAAAGTTGAAGTCCCGTCCTTTTCTTGTTTCCGCAGAAAAAGGCGCTAAAAAAATTTACAATAGGATAGAATCAGGAGTTCGATCAGCTACTGTGCCTTGGTTCCCTTGGGCGATGATCGGGGTTTTGATGAGATCGCTTCCTGAATTCATATGGGAGAAGATCGGGCCTAAATAA